The DNA window CGTAGCTCGGTATTTAATAGTTTCGGTGGATCGTGAGACACGCCCAATAGTAACCGTGGGTCGTCTATCGTACCATTATCTGTTGTTCCACCCTTGGCATTCGTATGTCAGGAAATCAAAACTAGTTGCTCGCTTAGGTTAGCCAAACCCTTTGAATCGTGTTGTATTATTGGTCTACGCAAATAATTATTGTTGAGCATGTACATAAACCCTCTCAAGCTTTATTATTTCAGAATCTGCTGAGAGTATTTCGCATACAGCTCAGGATACCATTTCCGACCTACATCCGGGTGACTCAGGATCCGATTTCTGAGATGCGCCTCGCCAAACTGATTGGAATGAGTCGTAATTTCCACATAATTGGCACGCATGAAACTTACACAGGAGTACAACGGAGATAGAAATTCGCTTGGAACATCGACAGCGCGCTTCTTATTGTCGTCAGATGCCGGAATGCATTGCACAATATGCGAAGCCGAATTTTTAAGTTGGTCTAGCGTCAGATCCAGTCTCACTCCGAGAAAGAATGGAATGCTGTATCGTGTTTTTGAGGTTGGTGCCTACAGGATACGGTGAGTGGTAGGTCTGTCATGATAGCCAGTCAATGAACAACGTACAATTACTCGGTGGGTCGTAGCGGCACATATTCCGCCTGTGATTGCCTCGAAGCCTTGCTGGATATTCACCACCAAGCTTCCCTCCACTGGAGGCACATCAATCCACTCGCCATTCTTATTGAGCACTTGCAGTCCACCCGTATCATCTtgggagaggaaggtgaaAAGGCCTGCAGAATCCTTATGGGGCCCCACGCCTTGCGAATCCGGTGCAGAAGGGGGATACTTGACGAATTTCAAGCGACTCATATTGCCTTTGAAAGCATCGAATGTAGTGGATGGAAGGGACAGACATTCCGCAACCAAATGCACAAATGTCTGGGCCAGATCCTCTATTTTAGTAATGTAGCCTTCGACCATGTCTTGCGACGCAGGGTACTCGGGATACTAGGTTATAAGAACGTTAGGACTGCCGCGCACCAGCGGGGGGAAGATTCCATGAACCTGGTTTGGGCCCTCAAGTCGCTGCCAAAAcggatcttcttctttccacggTTTCATTCCTGGCGTGCCGAAGTCAAATTGCTGCACGGAATCAGTCCATCTGGCTgtgttgttgtttgtttGCGTTGTGCGATTTGCATTACCTCGCGAAGGTCGGTCTTGGCTGCTGTGGTCTCTGCACCAAGACGGGTGTATCCCAGGAACGACGGCGAATGGATCATATTGCATTTCTGTTTGGCTTCGGCAGGCAAGGCAAAAAGTGCCGGTAGACTCGACTGGGTGCGGGAGATCAGATTCTGTGGTTAGGCAGATCAGCATGTTGAGCCAAACATGAATTTATAGGGTTTCCTAGTACCTCTAATCCCGTCTTGGTCAGATATAGAAAGCCGACCACGAAGATGGCATCACGAAGCTTGGCGAGCTCTTCGCTCTTCGTGTCAGGCGATGTCAATTTAATGAAATCCACCGTTGGGACGGACGAGAATGTTTCCGGCATCCTGCCTTGTTTAGACTTGTAAGCAGTTTAAATATTAATTCGGACGTTCGAATGATGATGCTTGAGCCACGCATGTAGTCAGCCCGCATTGCTCGGTCTTTGCGAGGGGCAGCGCCGAGGTTAACTTGGTTAACCATTCGTATGACTCAGCACATACAGGCAGCGAGGCCTATGTTACTTACATATTGATGTTTGCACCTTTCGAGAGTAGGTATATCAACGAGAGAAATAAATGTGGCATAGCTACGAATATATAACGCGAGCAAGGGAAGCCAGACAACACGAGATAATAACATCTCGGGACACAAGCATCACATCCATGCCTACTACTGTATCCCATGCAGTACTGGGAGGCGGAATCAGTGTGATTTTTGGGTATCCGATAAATTAATACAAATCTCACACTCCAGCATCACGCACTTGAATCTGTAATCTGTTTGCAAAAACGCCCGCAATGCAAAAATGTGTGGCTCGCTAGTGGGCACTCTCCTTCAGAAACGAATGCAGTGTCACTAAATCCTCACTCGAGT is part of the Penicillium psychrofluorescens genome assembly, chromosome: 4 genome and encodes:
- a CDS encoding uncharacterized protein (ID:PFLUO_007084-T1.cds;~source:funannotate), with translation MPETFSSVPTVDFIKLTSPDTKSEELAKLRDAIFVVGFLYLTKTGLENLISRTQSSLPALFALPAEAKQKCNMIHSPSFLGYTRLGAETTAAKTDLREQFDFGTPGMKPWKEEDPFWQRLEGPNQYPEYPASQDMVEGYITKIEDLAQTFVHLVAECLSLPSTTFDAFKGNMSRLKFVKYPPSAPDSQGVGPHKDSAGLFTFLSQDDTGGLQVLNKNGEWIDVPPVEGSLVVNIQQGFEAITGGICAATTHRVIAPTSKTRYSIPFFLGVRLDLTLDQLKNSASHIVQCIPASDDNKKRAVDVPSEFLSPLYSCFGEAHLRNRILSHPDVGRKWYPELYAKYSQQILK